One Microbacterium sp. No. 7 genomic window carries:
- a CDS encoding response regulator transcription factor, which produces MASILIADDEPRISGFIDKGLRAAGFATRVAATGPDALRLALTDEFDLMVLDINLPGLDGFHVLAELRGSGSRLPVIMLTARVELHDTIAGFEGGADDYLGKPFRFDELLARIRVRMRTEAAPAAAPELVHGDLRLDIRTRRARVGDHDVELSAREFALAETLIRNADQVLSREQLLSRVWGYDFDPGSNVVDVYIGYLRQKLGAERIETVRGVGYRLTS; this is translated from the coding sequence GTGGCATCCATCCTCATCGCCGACGACGAGCCGCGGATCTCCGGGTTCATCGACAAGGGCCTGCGCGCCGCCGGGTTCGCCACCCGCGTGGCGGCCACCGGCCCCGATGCGCTGCGCCTGGCCCTGACCGACGAGTTCGATCTGATGGTGCTCGACATCAACCTGCCCGGTCTCGACGGCTTTCACGTGCTCGCCGAGCTCCGCGGGTCGGGCTCGCGCCTGCCGGTCATCATGCTCACCGCGCGCGTGGAGCTGCACGACACGATCGCCGGATTCGAGGGCGGTGCGGACGACTACCTGGGCAAGCCGTTCCGCTTCGACGAGCTGCTCGCCCGGATACGCGTGCGGATGCGCACCGAGGCCGCGCCCGCCGCCGCGCCGGAGCTCGTGCACGGCGATCTGCGCCTGGACATCCGCACCCGTCGCGCCCGGGTGGGCGACCACGACGTCGAGCTCTCCGCGCGGGAGTTCGCCCTCGCCGAGACGTTGATCCGCAACGCCGACCAGGTGCTCAGCCGCGAGCAGCTGCTCAGCCGGGTCTGGGGCTACGACTTCGATCCGGGCTCCAACGTCGTCGACGTGTACATCGGATACCTCCGCCAGAAGCTCGGCGCCGAGCGGATCGAGACGGTGCGCGGGGTCGGCTACCGACTGACGTCCTGA
- a CDS encoding sensor histidine kinase has translation MRETDEGRPTTASGVGRRAPRMRGSFFSVRARIVVLITLVTALGLAAAGISVYIAERHRIFDEVDHRLSANLDSASHIVAQGLPPDGAAWPSSEEALKAVIQRMSPDDNTGAMGIAEGRIIMLPGIDLDVDLGGEHAFARHVQDAVSDGRARIGTYAEQDAQWRYIAAPITIEGSPAPATVTFVMVYDLAAELAEFDLASGMFLISSIVIVLVVAATSTVLATRLLRPLRQMRETAERVSAQSLKERLPIVGNDDVAGLSATMNQMLDRLNHALRSQRQLLSDVGHELKTPITIVRGHLEVMDPDDAEDVRLTRELTLDELDRMGRLVQDLADAAALLGPSPVVRAAVDLDVLMPQILRKAQGIDGADVSLAAGSASGIAHLDAPRITQAVLQLVQNAVTHGAGAIEVGARTAGPRLQLWVRDHGPGVDDAVKQEVFDRFFRGPGAESRSGSGLGLHIVQVIAGAHGGLATVQDADGGGALFAIDLPTAMDAAMDASGNPPDGAARAAETDRNERVEA, from the coding sequence GTGCGTGAGACGGACGAGGGCCGCCCCACGACCGCGAGCGGCGTGGGGCGGAGGGCTCCGCGCATGCGCGGCTCGTTCTTCTCGGTGCGCGCACGCATCGTCGTGCTGATCACGCTGGTCACCGCGCTCGGCCTGGCCGCGGCGGGGATCTCGGTGTACATCGCCGAGCGTCACCGCATCTTCGACGAGGTCGACCACCGCCTGAGCGCGAACCTGGACTCGGCGAGCCACATCGTCGCGCAGGGCCTGCCGCCCGACGGCGCCGCCTGGCCCTCGTCCGAGGAGGCGCTGAAGGCCGTGATCCAGCGGATGAGCCCCGACGACAACACCGGCGCGATGGGCATCGCCGAGGGGCGCATCATCATGCTGCCGGGCATCGACCTGGACGTGGACCTCGGCGGAGAGCACGCGTTCGCGCGCCACGTGCAGGACGCCGTCTCCGACGGCCGCGCCCGGATCGGCACCTACGCGGAGCAGGACGCGCAGTGGCGGTACATCGCCGCGCCGATCACCATCGAGGGCTCGCCCGCACCGGCGACCGTGACCTTCGTCATGGTCTACGACCTCGCCGCGGAGCTCGCGGAGTTCGACCTGGCGTCCGGGATGTTCCTGATCTCGTCGATCGTGATCGTGCTCGTCGTGGCCGCGACCAGCACCGTGCTCGCGACCCGCCTGCTCCGTCCGCTCCGTCAGATGCGCGAGACCGCCGAACGCGTCTCGGCCCAATCGCTCAAGGAGCGTCTGCCGATCGTCGGCAACGACGACGTCGCCGGCCTCTCGGCGACGATGAACCAGATGCTCGACCGGCTCAACCACGCCCTGCGCTCGCAGCGTCAGCTGCTCAGCGACGTGGGCCACGAGCTGAAGACCCCGATCACGATCGTGCGCGGCCATCTGGAGGTGATGGACCCGGACGACGCGGAGGACGTGCGCCTGACCCGGGAGCTGACCCTCGACGAGCTGGACCGGATGGGCCGTCTCGTGCAGGATCTCGCGGATGCCGCCGCGCTGCTCGGTCCCAGCCCGGTCGTGCGCGCCGCGGTCGACCTCGACGTGCTGATGCCCCAGATCCTCCGGAAGGCCCAGGGGATCGACGGCGCCGACGTCTCGCTCGCCGCCGGCTCCGCGTCGGGCATCGCCCACCTCGACGCTCCCCGCATCACGCAGGCGGTGCTGCAACTGGTGCAGAACGCGGTCACGCACGGCGCGGGCGCGATCGAGGTCGGGGCCCGGACGGCGGGTCCGCGGCTGCAGCTCTGGGTGCGCGATCACGGCCCGGGGGTGGACGACGCGGTCAAGCAGGAGGTCTTCGACCGCTTCTTCCGCGGCCCCGGGGCCGAGTCCCGCTCGGGGAGCGGCCTCGGGCTGCACATCGTGCAGGTGATCGCCGGCGCCCACGGCGGCCTGGCGACCGTGCAGGACGCCGACGGCGGCGGCGCGCTCTTCGCGATCGACCTCCCCACCGCGATGGACGCCGCCATGGACGCCTCGGGGAATCCGCCCGACGGCGCCGCGCGCGCCGCCGAGACCGACCGGAACGAGAGGGTGGAGGCGTGA
- a CDS encoding phosphotransferase, translating into MGATGARPAEEDAGVLGEALGVPPERILPFSREPLGRGTVAGFHVVDHDRDGEPLLYYLDTSRLPVVRETGLASDGSTTPEARVWLHPADPHLPALPAVAFAHAASSLLARAGLAASGEPEIVGYRPGRRAVLRIATDAGRVWVKVVRPSRSARIARAHEACRRAGLPVPEVPAWSPEGVLLIADAAGRPAADVAWDPDDLLRQVDALRARIDAVDVHDAARGVAGRLDWYASRLSGSPRAQRVADGARRLLMSAGDRPQRIVHGDLHFGQLFLDEEHRVRGLVDVDTLGRGDAAEDAAAFLAHATASALISPDLVRDRVWRLADAAVERWGGDPAARALGAVHLLGHALGAADRGAHAGAEDLLRAAGAVVEGRAPSSAAGEGDGV; encoded by the coding sequence ATGGGCGCAACGGGTGCACGACCGGCGGAGGAGGATGCCGGAGTGCTGGGCGAGGCGCTGGGCGTTCCGCCCGAGCGCATCCTCCCGTTCTCGCGCGAGCCGCTCGGACGGGGCACGGTCGCGGGGTTCCACGTCGTCGACCACGATCGGGACGGCGAGCCGCTCCTGTACTACCTGGACACGTCCCGCCTGCCCGTCGTCCGCGAGACCGGACTGGCCTCGGACGGATCGACCACGCCGGAGGCACGGGTGTGGCTGCATCCCGCGGATCCGCATCTGCCGGCCCTGCCGGCCGTCGCGTTCGCGCACGCCGCGTCCTCGCTCCTGGCCCGGGCGGGGCTCGCGGCGTCCGGCGAGCCCGAGATCGTCGGCTACCGTCCGGGACGGCGCGCGGTGCTGCGCATCGCGACCGACGCGGGCCGGGTCTGGGTGAAGGTCGTGCGGCCGAGTCGCAGCGCACGGATCGCACGCGCGCACGAGGCCTGCCGGCGCGCGGGCCTTCCCGTGCCGGAGGTGCCGGCCTGGTCGCCGGAGGGCGTGCTGCTGATCGCGGATGCCGCGGGGCGCCCGGCCGCCGACGTCGCCTGGGATCCGGACGACCTGCTGCGGCAGGTCGACGCGCTGCGTGCGCGCATCGACGCGGTGGACGTGCACGACGCCGCGCGCGGCGTCGCGGGTCGGCTCGACTGGTATGCGTCGCGTCTGAGCGGATCCCCGCGCGCGCAGCGCGTGGCGGACGGTGCGCGCCGGCTGCTGATGTCGGCCGGGGACCGGCCGCAGCGGATCGTGCACGGCGACCTCCACTTCGGCCAGCTGTTCCTGGACGAGGAGCACCGCGTCCGCGGGCTCGTCGACGTGGACACGCTCGGGCGCGGAGACGCCGCGGAAGACGCTGCGGCGTTCCTCGCGCACGCCACGGCGAGCGCGCTGATCTCGCCGGACCTCGTGCGTGACCGCGTCTGGCGGCTGGCGGATGCCGCCGTCGAGCGGTGGGGCGGCGATCCGGCCGCACGGGCCCTGGGCGCGGTGCACCTGCTCGGTCATGCGCTCGGCGCCGCCGATCGCGGCGCGCACGCGGGTGCGGAGGATCTGCTCCGCGCCGCCGGCGCCGTGGTCGAGGGGCGAGCCCCGTCGAGCGCCGCCGGCGAGGGCGACGGCGTCTAA
- the soxR gene encoding redox-sensitive transcriptional activator SoxR, producing MRDETPAPTDLLTVGEVSRRTGVAVSALHFYERQGLIASTRTTGGQRRYARHVIRRVSVIQVAKRMGISLAEVAEVFADLPQDRMPGKTDWRRISERWRGRLEARRKEIERMEHELVECIGCGCVSLRSCRVLNPDDELGSAGAGPRLLPEIRAEE from the coding sequence ATGCGTGACGAGACGCCCGCGCCCACCGATCTGCTGACCGTCGGGGAGGTCTCCCGCCGCACGGGAGTGGCCGTTTCCGCGTTGCACTTCTATGAGCGTCAGGGGCTCATCGCATCGACGCGAACGACCGGAGGACAACGCCGGTACGCGCGGCACGTGATCCGGCGCGTCTCCGTCATCCAGGTCGCGAAGCGGATGGGGATCTCGCTGGCCGAGGTCGCCGAGGTCTTCGCCGACCTGCCTCAGGACCGGATGCCGGGGAAGACGGACTGGCGCCGCATCAGCGAGCGCTGGCGCGGGCGTCTCGAGGCGCGGCGCAAGGAGATCGAGCGGATGGAGCACGAGCTCGTGGAGTGCATCGGATGCGGATGCGTCTCGCTGCGCAGCTGTCGCGTGCTCAATCCCGACGACGAGCTCGGCTCGGCCGGGGCCGGTCCCCGTCTGCTGCCCGAGATCCGCGCGGAGGAGTGA
- a CDS encoding MFS transporter has protein sequence MTDENASTGVIPGGAEPDETSGSWRELFSGAHLTASLVLAGGVAVYAMNTFVTAALLPSTIADIGGEQYFAWVTTSFMAASVLTSMLVARTLAKRGAARTYLLAFLLFAAGSLGAALAPSMEVLLGARVLQGLGGGLLAGLGYAVIRDARPERLWTRATGLVSAMWGFGTLVGPAIGGVFAQLHLWRGAFWLLTAVAVVLGVMSLRGLPRHSAESDDFGKVPLASLGMLVLAAAAFSVAAVVPVGWPTAAALVTGTLLLAGFVAIDRAASSPVLPRITYRRGNPLTWLYIVLGILSAAAMAEIFLPKFGQELAGMPPLLAGLFGATVSVGWSFVQLFSASVDDERARRRLMLLGPVLMTVGLAVFAATQRADAGGIVWVWVGGLVLAGAGVGLAFPHLSVAAMRSTDDPLEGSKAAAGVGTAELIANAMSSALVGVLVAVGGPGAAGSTAMGAGLAALGVLGVIAVAAALRGRR, from the coding sequence ATGACTGATGAGAACGCGAGCACGGGAGTGATACCGGGCGGCGCCGAGCCCGACGAGACATCCGGGAGCTGGCGCGAGCTGTTCAGCGGCGCGCACCTCACCGCCTCGCTCGTGCTCGCGGGCGGCGTCGCCGTCTACGCCATGAACACGTTCGTCACCGCGGCCCTGCTGCCGTCGACGATCGCCGACATCGGCGGGGAGCAGTACTTCGCCTGGGTGACGACCTCCTTCATGGCGGCCTCGGTGCTGACCTCGATGCTGGTCGCCCGCACGCTCGCGAAGCGCGGCGCCGCGCGGACGTACCTTCTCGCGTTCCTGCTGTTCGCGGCCGGCTCGCTCGGCGCGGCACTCGCGCCGTCGATGGAGGTGCTTCTCGGAGCGCGGGTGCTGCAGGGGCTCGGCGGCGGACTGCTCGCGGGGCTGGGATACGCCGTGATCCGCGACGCGCGCCCCGAGCGGCTGTGGACGCGCGCCACCGGGCTCGTGTCGGCGATGTGGGGGTTCGGCACGCTGGTCGGTCCCGCGATCGGCGGGGTCTTCGCCCAGCTGCACCTCTGGCGCGGTGCGTTCTGGCTCCTCACCGCGGTCGCCGTCGTGCTGGGCGTCATGTCGCTGCGCGGTCTCCCCCGGCACAGCGCCGAGTCGGACGACTTCGGAAAGGTCCCGCTGGCCTCGCTCGGGATGCTCGTGCTCGCGGCGGCCGCGTTCAGCGTCGCCGCCGTCGTCCCCGTCGGCTGGCCGACCGCGGCCGCTCTGGTGACCGGCACCCTGCTCCTCGCCGGATTCGTCGCCATCGACCGTGCTGCGTCGTCCCCCGTTCTCCCCCGCATCACCTATCGGCGCGGGAATCCGCTCACCTGGCTCTACATCGTGCTCGGCATCCTCAGCGCCGCCGCGATGGCGGAGATCTTCCTGCCGAAGTTCGGGCAGGAGCTCGCGGGGATGCCCCCGCTTCTCGCCGGCCTGTTCGGCGCGACCGTGTCGGTCGGCTGGAGCTTCGTCCAGCTCTTCAGCGCAAGCGTCGACGACGAACGCGCCCGGCGGCGCCTCATGCTGCTGGGCCCCGTGCTCATGACCGTCGGGCTCGCCGTCTTCGCCGCGACCCAGCGCGCGGACGCGGGCGGGATCGTCTGGGTGTGGGTGGGCGGGCTCGTCCTCGCGGGGGCCGGCGTGGGCCTCGCCTTCCCGCATCTGAGCGTTGCCGCGATGCGCAGCACCGACGATCCCTTGGAGGGCTCGAAGGCGGCGGCGGGAGTGGGGACGGCCGAGCTCATCGCGAACGCCATGTCGTCGGCGCTCGTCGGCGTGCTGGTCGCCGTGGGCGGGCCCGGTGCAGCCGGCTCCACGGCGATGGGAGCGGGGCTCGCCGCGCTGGGCGTGCTCGGCGTCATCGCCGTCGCGGCGGCCCTGCGCGGCAGGCGGTGA
- a CDS encoding isochorismatase family protein, whose translation MTPTTDAALFVIDAQESFRQRTDDWAATANPHVLDNIARLVEHARATGDLIVWVTHAEPGTGGVFDPASGFVRVVDELAPLDTDIRVQKTSINAFTTTNLQQQLVLRGIRRIAVCGIRTEQCCETTARVASDLGFDVEFVTDATTTSGIGAGDGFDAVSGEQLMRRTESILGGRGFATIVTTSQRVGAPVTE comes from the coding sequence ATGACACCGACGACTGATGCGGCCCTGTTCGTGATCGACGCCCAGGAGTCCTTCCGGCAGCGGACGGACGACTGGGCGGCGACGGCCAATCCTCACGTGCTCGACAACATCGCCCGGCTGGTCGAGCACGCGCGCGCCACGGGCGACCTGATCGTGTGGGTGACCCACGCCGAGCCCGGAACGGGAGGCGTCTTCGATCCGGCCTCGGGGTTCGTCCGCGTCGTCGATGAGCTCGCGCCTCTCGACACCGACATCCGGGTGCAGAAGACATCGATCAACGCGTTCACCACGACGAACCTCCAGCAGCAGCTGGTGCTCCGCGGGATCCGTCGCATCGCGGTCTGCGGCATCCGCACGGAGCAGTGCTGCGAGACGACGGCGCGAGTGGCGAGCGATCTCGGGTTCGACGTGGAGTTCGTCACCGACGCGACGACGACGTCCGGGATCGGCGCGGGGGACGGGTTCGACGCGGTCTCCGGAGAGCAGCTGATGCGGCGTACCGAGAGCATCCTCGGAGGCCGTGGCTTCGCGACCATCGTGACCACGTCGCAGCGGGTGGGCGCCCCTGTCACGGAATGA
- a CDS encoding GbsR/MarR family transcriptional regulator gives MITRGESGSPVLLLSGAGNDNVDAVADFFAQEGVPLIPGRVIGWLLISDPPEQSAADLSRVLDVSRSSISSATRPLMPSGLDLLGDAAPARRTRLENVAELYRFLETELPAMWERWERRPNAAGGSGR, from the coding sequence GTGATCACCCGTGGCGAGAGCGGCTCGCCGGTGCTTCTCCTCAGCGGGGCGGGCAACGACAACGTCGATGCGGTGGCGGACTTCTTCGCCCAGGAGGGGGTGCCGCTCATCCCCGGAAGGGTGATCGGATGGCTGCTCATCAGCGATCCTCCGGAACAGAGCGCCGCCGACCTGTCCCGCGTGCTGGACGTGAGCCGCAGCTCCATCAGCTCCGCGACCAGGCCGCTGATGCCCAGCGGCCTCGACCTGCTCGGCGACGCGGCGCCCGCGCGGCGCACGCGACTCGAGAACGTCGCGGAGCTGTACCGATTCCTCGAGACCGAGCTCCCCGCGATGTGGGAGCGCTGGGAGCGGAGGCCGAACGCCGCCGGCGGGTCAGGCCGCTGA
- a CDS encoding TetR/AcrR family transcriptional regulator produces the protein MSPARPYHHGNLRQAVLDAAAAVVRDRGVSELSLREVAADIGVTHAAPRRYFPGRQDLLDAVAVEGFARLGARLREAVAASQGYQGQVRSVARAYLDFATSEANLVELMFAHKRGAGGSDVGESAAAAFESMLQVFRRGQEEGVLPNRDPERIGLIFLATLQGIAGLVNCGVVPAGHLDDLIGDVVAQVPGGPASMTTR, from the coding sequence ATGTCGCCTGCTCGCCCCTACCACCACGGCAACCTGCGTCAGGCCGTGCTGGATGCGGCGGCGGCAGTCGTTCGTGATCGAGGCGTCTCCGAGCTGTCGTTGCGCGAGGTGGCCGCCGACATCGGAGTCACTCATGCCGCACCGCGCCGGTACTTCCCGGGGCGGCAGGACCTTCTCGACGCCGTGGCCGTCGAAGGCTTCGCCCGGCTCGGCGCCCGGCTGCGGGAGGCCGTCGCAGCCTCGCAGGGCTATCAGGGGCAGGTTCGTTCGGTCGCTCGCGCCTACCTCGACTTCGCGACCTCCGAGGCGAACCTGGTCGAGCTGATGTTCGCCCACAAGCGCGGAGCGGGCGGGTCAGACGTGGGCGAGAGCGCTGCGGCAGCGTTCGAGTCGATGCTGCAGGTGTTCCGTCGTGGTCAGGAAGAGGGGGTCCTCCCGAACCGCGACCCCGAGCGGATCGGGCTGATCTTCCTCGCGACGCTCCAAGGCATCGCCGGCCTCGTCAACTGCGGCGTCGTCCCGGCCGGGCACCTCGACGACCTCATCGGTGACGTCGTCGCGCAGGTCCCGGGCGGGCCGGCATCCATGACGACGCGATAG
- a CDS encoding oxidoreductase: MPDQTGRTIVITGAGSGIGRAAAATLAAKGARVILAVRDQQKGLAAAAAMTGRIEVRPVDLASLASIREFAAALDEQVDVLVNNAGTMTDSLHHTADGFELQFGTNHLGHFALTNLLLDRITRRVVTVSSSAHRSAHIDFDDLQWENRAYKPFGAYGQSKLANLLFTAELQRRLTAAGSSVIAASAHPGWASTGFRITSGNRLLDTVAAVGTPLLAHGPDGGALPTLLAAVGDVPAGSLAGPSRFGGVRGPATAGEPAAHATDPQTAARLWEVSERLTQTRFPLATRSAVPGRANDDSGA; the protein is encoded by the coding sequence GTGCCGGATCAGACCGGCCGCACCATCGTCATCACCGGCGCCGGCAGCGGCATCGGCCGCGCCGCAGCCGCCACGCTCGCCGCCAAGGGAGCGCGGGTCATCCTCGCCGTCAGGGATCAGCAGAAGGGCCTAGCGGCGGCGGCAGCGATGACGGGCCGTATCGAGGTCCGGCCGGTGGACCTCGCCTCGCTGGCCTCGATCCGAGAGTTCGCCGCCGCTCTGGACGAGCAGGTGGACGTTCTCGTCAACAACGCCGGCACGATGACCGACTCGCTGCACCACACCGCGGACGGCTTCGAGCTCCAGTTCGGGACCAACCACCTCGGACACTTCGCGCTCACCAACCTGCTGCTCGACCGGATCACGCGCCGCGTCGTGACCGTCTCATCGTCCGCGCACCGCTCCGCGCATATCGACTTCGATGACCTGCAATGGGAGAACCGGGCGTACAAGCCGTTCGGCGCCTACGGACAGTCCAAACTGGCGAACCTGCTGTTCACCGCCGAACTGCAACGCCGCCTGACCGCTGCCGGCTCGTCGGTGATCGCCGCCTCCGCCCACCCCGGCTGGGCGTCCACCGGATTCCGGATCACGAGCGGCAACCGCCTCCTCGACACCGTGGCCGCGGTCGGCACACCCCTGCTCGCCCACGGTCCCGACGGCGGCGCCCTCCCCACCCTGCTGGCCGCGGTCGGCGACGTCCCCGCCGGCAGTCTCGCCGGGCCGAGCCGCTTCGGCGGCGTCCGCGGCCCGGCCACGGCGGGCGAGCCGGCCGCTCACGCGACAGATCCCCAGACCGCCGCACGACTCTGGGAGGTCTCCGAACGACTCACCCAGACCCGCTTCCCGCTCGCCACCCGGTCGGCCGTACCGGGACGGGCGAACGACGACTCGGGAGCCTGA
- the dprA gene encoding DNA-processing protein DprA, with translation MDAIGAVTDERLARVILACTSGPGDTATARLVNTIGAVATIQHLLEPPAGAQYGEDLWRSWVVPRLSVEHAQAAIDASERLGVEIVMPGDAGWPGCMSVLGDEAPFALWVLGDSSRLSQPGVGILGSRAATGYGAHMAGELASDAARDGFVVVSTGAYGVPAAAHRAALLQGGATVAVLPAGMEHLYPAGHNRLFEQIVRAGALVSEVPPDAVATKWRFEQQGRLVAALSEAVVVVEAGARSGSLHHAAQAAEVGRPLGAVPGPVTSAASVGCHRLMRDGAAGTVTSMDDVYLLLRRAGASVSTTITDDAPDRSPARSAPTTQRGHGL, from the coding sequence GTGGATGCGATCGGTGCGGTCACGGATGAGCGTCTGGCGCGGGTGATCCTCGCGTGCACCTCGGGGCCAGGCGACACGGCGACGGCAAGGCTGGTGAACACGATCGGTGCGGTCGCAACGATTCAGCATCTCCTCGAACCACCGGCCGGGGCGCAGTACGGTGAGGATTTGTGGCGGAGTTGGGTCGTTCCCCGGTTGAGCGTCGAGCATGCGCAGGCCGCGATCGATGCCTCGGAGCGGCTTGGTGTCGAGATCGTGATGCCTGGGGATGCGGGGTGGCCGGGCTGCATGAGCGTGCTCGGCGACGAGGCTCCGTTCGCTCTGTGGGTGCTCGGGGACTCGTCCCGGTTGTCGCAGCCTGGCGTGGGGATTCTCGGATCTCGCGCAGCAACTGGGTACGGGGCGCATATGGCCGGAGAGCTCGCGTCGGATGCCGCCCGAGACGGGTTCGTAGTGGTATCGACGGGCGCTTACGGTGTTCCCGCCGCCGCGCACCGTGCGGCGCTGCTGCAGGGCGGGGCGACGGTCGCGGTGTTGCCTGCGGGCATGGAGCACCTGTACCCGGCGGGCCACAACAGGTTGTTCGAGCAGATTGTGCGAGCGGGGGCGCTGGTGAGCGAAGTGCCGCCTGACGCGGTCGCGACGAAGTGGCGGTTCGAGCAGCAAGGCCGCCTCGTCGCTGCCCTGTCGGAAGCGGTCGTCGTGGTCGAGGCCGGGGCGCGCTCAGGGTCGCTGCACCATGCCGCGCAGGCCGCGGAGGTGGGGCGACCGCTCGGGGCGGTGCCAGGGCCGGTCACGTCAGCGGCCTCGGTCGGGTGCCACCGTCTGATGCGCGACGGGGCCGCAGGAACGGTGACCTCGATGGACGACGTGTACCTCCTACTCCGCCGGGCGGGCGCCTCCGTGTCGACCACGATCACAGACGACGCCCCAGACCGGTCGCCGGCCCGTTCTGCTCCCACGACGCAGCGCGGGCACGGACTTTGA